ATGCATCGGATCATCCCAGAACGGCCTGACCGATTCATGTTCGACATCGGCACGACTCACGCCAATGTCCTTCAGTGCTTCGTCGCTCAAACTTGCCAGCAGCTCACGTTCACGGTGAAGTTCGTACCAGCGACTAAACTTGTGCAGCAGATCGGATACCGCGTGGATTGAGAATTTTTCTTCCGTTACATGCTCGTTATGACCTTTCATCTTGTTGCCCTCCTTTAGGGATGGCTC
This region of Pseudomonas mandelii genomic DNA includes:
- a CDS encoding DUF1127 domain-containing protein; translated protein: MKGHNEHVTEEKFSIHAVSDLLHKFSRWYELHRERELLASLSDEALKDIGVSRADVEHESVRPFWDDPMHK